A DNA window from Aspergillus nidulans FGSC A4 chromosome I contains the following coding sequences:
- a CDS encoding uncharacterized protein (transcript_id=CADANIAT00007474), producing MAPPPPSNLPLAERLKALAQTLQFAWFIGHVTLLGSVFRYLLSYATFNYYSGAAQVSYRLAFISAAVTYGIVVYKGHVARGRLQGSLPSILLKLAGDENVQYLGMALVWLYSRQVPLALLPFSVYSVFHVATYTRAHLIPTLQPPSTPAGSPGRANAKQSPLAETIGRFVKQYYDASMDLVAGLEIALLFRLLLAILTFSKGSFILLFIYLTFFRARYSQSSFVQQAVRHFTARVDASMSHQSTPPAVRQGWEGFKDAARQAYQATDVSRFTAGAGKKPQ from the exons ATGGCTCCCCCTCCTCCGTCAAATTTACCCTTGGCCGAAAGGCTTAAGGCTCTGGCCCAGACACTGCA GTTTGCTTGGTTCATCGG GCATGTGACATTGCTAGGCTCTGTCTTCCGATACCTACTCTCCTATGCCACCTTCAACTACTACTCGGGTGCGGCACAGGTATCTTACCGCCTAGCGttcatctccgccgccgtTACCTACGGAATTGTTGTGTATAAGGGACATGTCGCACGTGGACGTCTCCAAGGGAGCCTTCCCAGCATCTTGCTGAAGCTTGCGGGCGATGAGAACGTTCAGTATCTGG GAATGGCCTTGGTGTGGCTCTATTCTCGCCAGGTGCCGCTTGCTCTGCTACCATTCAGCGTCTACTCCGTCTTCCATGTTGCAACTTACACTCGCGCCCACCTAATTCCTACTCTCCAACCTCCGAGCACCCCCGCTGGATCTCCTGGCCGTGCGAACGCGAAGCAGTCGCCATTGGCAGAGACCATCGGGCGATTTGTCAAGCAGTACTATGACGCTAGCATGGATCTCGTAGCTGGACTGGAAATTGCCCTCCTGTTCCGCTTGCTATTGGCCATCCTTACCTTCTCCAAGGgcagcttcatcctcctATTCATTTATCTGACCTTCTTCCGCGCCCGCTACAGCCAGAGCTCTTTCGTTCAGCAGGCTGTCCGTCACTTTACAGCAAGAGTCGATGCTTCTATGTCCCACCAGAGCACTCCTCCGGCGGTGCGTCAGGGCTGGGAGGGCTTTAAGGATGCCGCCCGTCAGGCATACCAGGCTACCGACGTTAGCCGCTTTACTGCCGGAGCAGGAAAGAAGCCCCAATGA
- a CDS encoding putative mitochondrial carrier protein (transcript_id=CADANIAT00007475) codes for MLAGGIGDTVKTRQQGDPHIPPRYTSMTSSYATIYRQEGLLRGLYGGVTPALMGSFPGTLIFFGVYEFTKRKMLDAGINANVAYLSGGFFADLAASVVYVPSEVAKTRLQLQGRYNNPYFKSGYNYRSTADAFRTIVRQEGFSALFYGYKATIFRDLPFSALQFAFYEQEQRIAKEWVGSRDIGLGLEIFTAVTAGGMAGVLTCPMDVVKTRIQTQQNPAPNSAPAPNASVVREAKSGVQSQSRSISATAAAASPTPSGALRLDNSSFFTGLKMIYKTEGIGGWFRGVGPRGVWTSIQSGTMLVLYQYLLKQFEAFGEAEDTNPL; via the exons ATGCTCGCTGGTGGTATAGGTG ATACTGTCAAGACGCGACAACAGGGCGATCCTCATATCCCTCCTAGATATACTTCGATGACTTCGTCGTATGCGACCATATATCGGCAAGAAGGGCTACTGCGTGGACTGTATGGTGGCGTTACTCCTGCGCTCATGGGCTCGTTTCCGGGTACATTGATTTTTTTTGGCGTTTATGAGTTCACGAAGCGCAAGATGCTGGATGCCGGGATCAATGCTAATGTGGCATATTTGTCTGGTG GTTTCTTTGCAGATCTGGCCGCTTCGGTCGTTTATGTTCCTTCAGAGGTTGCGAAGACCCGTTTACAGCTTCAAGGCCGCTATAATAACCCCTACTTCAAATCCGGATACAATTACCGCTCTACTGCAGATGCTTTCCGCACAATCGTTCGTCAAGAAGGGTTTTCTGCACTTTTCTATGGGTACAAGGCTACGATTTTCCGCGATCTCCCATTCTCCGCCTTGCAATTCGCCTTTTATGAGCAAGAACAGCGAATAGCAAAAGAATGGGTGGGATCTCGTGACATCGGGCTGGGGTTAGAGATCTTCACGGCCGTTACAGCGGGTGGAATGGCAGGCGTGCTCACCTGTCCTATGGACGTTGTGAAGACGCGGATTCAGACGCAGCAGAACCCCGCACCCAATTCGGCACCAGCACCCAACGCTTCGGTGGTGCGAGAAGCGAAGTCGGGCGTGCAGTCACAATCGCGGTCTATTTCGGCAACAGCGGCTGCGGCATCTCCCACGCCGTCTGGGGCTTTACGATTGGACAACTCCTCGTTCTTTACCGGTCTGAAGATGATTTACAAGACTGAGGGAATTGGTGGATGGTTCCGAGGTGTCGGCCCACGAGGAGTCTGGACTAGCATCCAGAGTGGAACGATGCTGGTCCTGTACCAATACCTGCTCAAGCAGTTCGAAGCTTTCGGCGAAGCGGAGGACACAAACCCCCTTTGA
- a CDS encoding uncharacterized protein (transcript_id=CADANIAT00007476), which produces MDDNIDPVDWEEDINDILSDTFEEEDQPTTLTDLTDAKLHPLQTLYIEYIDDLPEYPKTHINGHTYIIAADKMSQSEAEQRVQDPSLRLLYHTYLDEKAWQEIQTIRKDIDLVENDIRKRNAFSLYRSKKRFFNSGKACIENLSSCAPVFRKSFYPDINNKHHPYISCINSAPGPLQKHYHSSLKGHTSIDLEFLERLFNESILPSQEECAVIEPLTTRRKFCVNIQETPYILFTSHGIHQHPPPPPHKPPEQILKGIESIIRNMRNPSLTLVTNYSIAKFLRSPELEAFCQQYNASTPAEIHASLSNIDRISAIIQKQRLLTYPEGQDFNGVVYISNINPTLKQYIQEKYRDPDGIMILCAYKEQIMLLNKLTSFEVDMSYKRIRQKNMNEVVFATYLHEHGKSQPVEFNSIHGNGISGIIVDMDTKQYAGVWSRMASLVDCKSEEDYDQLCDLLAAYEDPKIQNWALHKKNAVIKAGLNKNCSRIPSSLYDSIWNHTNSAEQSHHKANAGGKQLSLIEAVQNSAKLDKQDIIQYQNRDYFGVHHSYRTANMEANYLRHLAREESRKRRRSSSAHLSSRSGRHLLQKAL; this is translated from the exons ATGGATGACAACATAGATCCAGTTgattgggaagaagatattaATGATATTCTATCAGATACGTTTGAAGAGGAG GACCAACCAACAACTTTGACAGACCTTACCGATGCAAAGTTACACCCTTTACAGACGCTCTATATTGAATATATAGATGACCTTCCTGAGTATCCAAAGACTCATATCAATGGTCATACGTATATCATTGCAGCAGATAAAATGTCACAATCGGAGGCGGAGCAACGAGTTCAAGAC CCAAGTCTTCGACTTCTTTATCATACATACCTTGATGAAAAAGCATGGCAAGAAATCCAAACAATTCGGAAAGATATTGACCTTGTTGAAAATGATATTCGGAAGAGGAATGCATTCAG TCTTTATcgctcgaagaagagattctTCAACAGTGGCAAAGCTTGTATCGAAAACCTTTCAAGCTGTGCGCCTGTATTTCGAAAATCTTTCTACCCG GACATCAATAATAAGCACCATCCATATATTAGCTGCATAAATAGCGCACCAGGTCCTCTACAGAAACATTATCACAGCTCTCTGAAAGGCcatacatcaattgatcTTGAATTCTTAGAGCGGTTATTTAATGAGTCCATTCTCCCGTCGCAGGAGGAGTGTGCTGTTATTGAACCACTAACAACACGGCGCAAATTCTGTG TTAATATTCAGGAAACTCCCTATATCCTCTTTACTTCACATGGaattcatcaacatcctccaccaccaccacacaAGCCACCGGAGCAGATTTTGAAAGGGATTGAATCAATAATTAGAAATATGCGGAATCCAAGCCTAACCCTTG TTACCAACTACTCAATAGCAAAATTCCTACGAAGTCCTGAGTTAGAGGCTTTTTGTCAACAGTATAATGCTTCTACACCAGCTGAAATACACGCCTCCCTTTCCAATATTGACAGAATATCTGCCATTATACAGAAACAACGTTTACTTACATATCCCGAAGGCCAGGATTTCAATGGTGTGGTATACATATCTAACATAAACCCTACCTTGAAG CAATATATCCAGGAGAAATACCGTGATCCTGATGGCATCATGATATTATGTGCCTATAAGGAGCAGATCATGCTTCTAAACAAGTTAACCTCATTTGAAGTTGATATGTCCTACAAAAGGATAAGACAAAAAAACATGAATGAGGTAGTTTTTGCAACCTACCTACATGAGCACGGGAAAA GTCAACCTGTGGAATTTAATTCTATCCATGGAAATGGAATATCTGGAATTATTGTTGACATGGACACGAAACAATATGCTG GCGTGTGGAGTCGCATGGCAAGTCTGGTTGATTGTAAATCAGAGGAGGATTATGATCAGTTATGTGACTTACTTGCAG CATATGAGGACCCAAAAATTCAGAATTGGGCTCTCCATAAAAAGAATGCAGTTATTAAAGCTGGGCTTAACAAAAACTGCTCTAGGATTCCATCATCTTTGTATGATTCTATATGGAATCATACTAATTCAGCAGAGCAGTCACACCATAAAGCAAATGCTGGTGGTAAACAGCTTTCATTAATTGAGGCTGTTCAGAA CTCTgcaaagcttgacaagcaagATATTATTCAGTATCAAAACCGTGACTACTTTGGAGTTCATCACTCGTATAGGACAGCGAATATGGAAGCTAATTACCTACGCCATTTAGCTCGTGAAG AATCTCGAAAACGCCGTCGGTCATCATCAGCACATTTATCTTCACGATCTGGTC gtcatcttcttcagaaagCCTTATAA
- a CDS encoding uncharacterized protein (transcript_id=CADANIAT00007477) codes for MSLIGQNKWFKKYKEEVKSGKLDLPALEFSPFSTTNNLRTHLRDQHDCKLEESKGGRNAHKTINLGIQWYKGLFSEQDAHRPVALEDEHEAVQQQIISNLQTQSKSDLSAALPSLPRKKDGTVHISNMRKKVKELGHIIPCNKCPSAKDCCKDQNTCEHFRHFENDLEEDEDEDEE; via the exons ATGTCTTTGATTGGACAGAACAAATGGTTCAAAAAATATAAAGAAGAAGTGAAAAGTGGCAAGCTTGACTTGCCTGCTTTGGAATTC TCGCCATTCTCTACCACTAATAATCTCCGAACCCATCTCCGCGATCAGCATGACTGTAAATTAGAGGAGAGCAAAGGGGGTCGCAATGCTCACAAGACGATTAATCTGGGCATAC AATGGTACAAGGGCCTCTTCTCCGAGCAAGATGCACACCGGCCAGTTGCCCTTGAAGATGAACATGAAGCCGTTCAGCAGCAAATTATCAGCAATCTACAAACCCAGTCCAAGTCAGACCTGTCCGCGGCCCTACCTTCCCTGCCCCGAAAGAAGGATGGAACA GTTCATATTTCTAACATGCGCAAGAAGGTCAAAGAGCTGGGCCATATCATACCCTGCAATAAATGTCCATCCGCTAAGGACTGCTGCAAGGATCAGAATACCTGTGAGCACTTCCGTCATTTTGAGAATGATCtagaggaggacgaggacgaagacgaagaatga
- a CDS encoding uncharacterized protein (transcript_id=CADANIAT00007478), whose protein sequence is MSSTNKSSPKTFDDASSTYSTASTSTVMKEKEEAKHKWQNKNKSNASNASNADSKNKDAALHYEAMAHYLAFR, encoded by the coding sequence ATGTCTTCCACCAACAAGTCCTCTCCAAAGACCTTCGACGACGCTTCGTCGACCTACTCTACAGCCTCGACTTCCACCGTcatgaaagagaaggaggaggccaagCACAAGTGgcagaacaagaacaagagcaACGCCAGCAACGCCAGCAACGCCGACTCCAAGAACAAGGACGCAGCCCTCCATTACGAGGCCATGGCTCATTACCTAGCTTTCCGATAA
- a CDS encoding protein ctf18 (transcript_id=CADANIAT00007479), giving the protein MPFISSAELSSRATPPDLQKRKYGEQSQPSEPKRQKIMGGFLDDDDDDDHDGLEAFNEAQYQSEFEIQEQRVDLPQISQSGSRAEPKRPKIMGGFLDNDDDDDDGLEAFNDAHLESQIDTQEQPVKLTEVSRSQSTLESVVINSVTERSTIVPAYAPPNISPTSVKIKTCNGKALNVPLKKPSARVSYERLIASRSTTAPGRAQKSYYGIDIHSLLNESAKEVKAAEAPKPAPVADVRPSIEAPIGDKRSKKLSTAMWTEKYRARKYTELIGDERTNRSILRWLRGWDPIVYPSLARAKQNKKYNNDEEERPHRKVLLLCGPPGLGKTTLAHVCARQAGYEVLEINASDERSRDVVKGRIRDALGTENVKGMNVELGEQKVRKVGRPVCVVVDEVDGVVSGSGGSGEGGFMKALTDLVLLDQRNSARTSERASDGRKRKGDNFRFLRPLILVCNDVYHASLRPLRQSSVAEIIHVRQAPLENVVSRMKSIFTLEGIPSDSDGVRRLCEASWGLAKRKQRGVRSTGAAEGDIRSVLVAAEWVAHKLRNESSAPLRLTRNWLEQRVLADAGGGSFFKGMNRGGVRDIVDRVFTEGAGFPDVPLGDESLQDPYDRSEAVSVDVANIKKRHAIRRLCEMVDASGDHDRCTSECFSSYPLQPYQDDTFLTKPNAAYDWLHFHDTISSRIYSAHDWELGAYLSQATSAFHLLFATAQGKAQQQYREIDEEEEEAHPFSGPRADYAAFEATKQNQAILSTFQSSFSAPLLRLFRSSNNVATELIPNVIRMLSPDIKPVVVRGSEQKSVASVRKESERALVQSAVRVMTGLGVTFEKVRIENEGGGHGGWAYRMEPPLDALVSFSKVPGFSSATNPVRYAVRQVLDQEYRKESIRKNSENLSSTGSKKSTTKSDDIETPANPAEAAKLKYGTAVKRDFFGRIIQDRVPSPQEDMEQALSRKAKSAQQELSSAGRKVWVTYHDGFSNAVRKPISMAELLSGL; this is encoded by the exons ATGCCGTTTATCTCTTCTGCTGAGCTCTCTTCGAGAGCGACTCCTCCAGACTTGCAGAAACGGAAGTATGGCGAGCAGTCGCAGCCGTCAGAGCCAAAGCGGCAGAAGATCATGGGCGGGTTTttggatgacgatgacgatgacgaccaCGACGGATTAGAGGCTTTCAATGAGGCGCAATATCAGAGCGAGTTTGAGATTCAGGAACAGCGTGTCGACCTTCCTCAGATTTCTCAATCTGGGTCGAGAGCAGAGCCGAAGCGGCCGAAGATTATGGGCGGGTTTCTGgacaatgacgatgacgatgatgacggaTTAGAGGCTTTCAACGATGCGCATCTCGAGAGCCAGATCGACACACAAGAGCAACCTGTCAAGCTTACCGAGGTCTCGCGGTCCCAGAGTACTCTAGAGTCGGTAGTTATTAACTCTGTAACCGAGCGCAGCACAATAGTTCCAGCATACGCGCCGCCAAATATATCACCTACCTCAGTGAAGATAAAGACCTGCAATGGGAAGGCGCTGAATGTCCCACTCAAAAAACCCAGCGCTCGAGTTTCTTATGAAAGACTCATTGCTAGCCGCTCGACGACTGCTCCTGGAAGGGCACAGAAGAGTTATTACGGAATCGATATACACAGTCTACTTAACGAGTCTGCGAAAGAGGtcaaagctgctgaagcccCCAAACCCGCCCCTGTAGCGGATGTACGGCCATCCATTGAAGCTCCTATTGGcgacaagagaagcaaaaagCTCTCTACAGCCATGTGGACTGAGAAGTACCGTGCTCGCAAGTATACCGAGCTCATTGGGGATGAACGCACCAATCGTTCAATCTTACGCTGGCTTAGAGGATGGGATCCTATTGTCTACCCCAGCCTTGCCCGGGCTAAACAGAACAAAAAGTATAAcaacgacgaagaggaaCGGCCTCATCGGAAAGTTCTATTACTCTGTGGCCCACCTGGACTGGGCAAAACGACTCTGGCCCATGTCTGTGCAAGACAGGCTGGTTACGAGGTTTTAGAAATCAACGCCAGTGATGAGCGTAGCAGAGACGTCGTCAAAGGCAGAATCAGAGATGCCCTCGGCACGGAGAACGTGAAAGGAATGAATGTAGAACTGGGGGAGCAGAAAGTGCGCAAGGTTGGGCGGCCTGTGTGCGTTGTTGTCGACGAGGTGGACGGAGTGGTCAGCGGATCCGGGGGTTCTGGTGAAGGCGGCTTCATGAAGGCCTTGACCGATCTCGTTCTTCTAGACCAGAGAAACTCAGCACGCACATCCGAGCGAGCATCTGACGGACGTAAGAGAAAGGGTGACAATTTTCGGTTCCTTCGTCCGCTTATTCTAGTCTGCAATGACGTGTACCATGCAAGTTTGCGGCCGCTCAGACAATCTTCTGTCGCGGAAATAATCCACGTGCGTCAGGCACCGTTAGAGAACGTCGTCTCTCGCATGAAGTCTATCTTCACTCTTGAGGGGATCCCGTCGGACAGCGACGGAGTACGACGACTCTGTGAAGCCTCATGGGGCCTTGCAAAGCGAAAGCAACGCGGCGTGAGAAGCACTGGTGCAGCAGAAGGTGACATCCGGAGCGTCCTAGTAGCTGCAGAATGGGTAGCCCACAAGCTTCGAAATGAAAGCTCCGCTCCTTTGAGGTTGACACGAAACTGGCTTGAACAGCGAGTTCTCGCAGACGCCGGAGGCGGCTCGTTTTTCAAAGGCATGAACCGCGGTGGAGTACGCGACATTGTGGATCGAGTCTTTACTGAAGGGGCCGGGTTCCCAGACGTACCCCTTGGCGATGAATCTCTCCAAGACCCATACGACCGCTCAGAGGCGGTTTCAGTGGATGTCGCCAATATCAAAAAGCGCCATGCAATCAGGAGGCTGTGCGAGATGGTCGACGCCAGCGGCGACCATGACCGCTGTACTTCCGAGTGTTTCTCCTCATACCCACTCCAACCATATCAAGACGATACGTTCCTCACCAAACCGAACGCCGCTTACGACTGGCTTCACTTCCACGACACCATCTCATCAAGAATTTACTCTGCCCACGATTGGGAGTTGGGTGCCTACCTCAGCCAGGCAACATCGGCCTTCCACCTTCTCTTCGCAACCGCGCAGGGCAAAGCTCAACAACAGTACAGAGAAatagacgaagaagaggaggaagcacaTCCCTTCTCTGGCCCGCGAGCAGACTATGCGGCCTTCGAAGCCACGAAGCAAAACCAAGCCATTCTATCTACGTTTCAGTCATCCTTTTCTGCGCCTCTTCTCCGACTCTTCCGCTCGTCTAATAATGTAGCCACCGAACTTATTCCGAACGTCATTCGCATGCTCTCGCCAGACATTAAACCTGTCGTCGTGCGCGGCAGCGAGCAGAAGAGTGTGGCGAGCGTGCGTAAGGAGAGCGAGCGCGCTCTCGTCCAGTCCGCGGTCCGTGTAATGACCGGTCTAGGCGTGACGTTTGAGAAAGTCCGCATTGAGAATGAGGGTGGCGGCCATGGAGGGTGGGCATATCGCATGGAACC GCCTCTTGACGCCCTTGTCTCATTCTCTAAAGTTCCGGGCTTCTCATCGGCTACGAATCCCGTCCGCTACGCTGTCCGCCAAGTTCTCGACCAAGAATACCGCAAGGAATCAATCCGGAAAAATTCTGAGAACTTATCTTCGACCGGCTCCAAGAAATCCACCACAAAATCtgatgatatcgagacgCCAGCAAACCCCGCCGAAGCCGCAAAATTGAAGTATGGCACCGCGGTGAAACGCGATTTCTTTGGGCGGATTATCCAGGATCGAGTGCCATCGCCGCAAGAGGATATGGAGCAGGCTCTATCGAGGAAAGCGAAGTCtgcgcagcaggagctttcCAGTGCAGGCCGGAAGGTGTGGGTGACATATCATGATGGATTTTCGAATGCCGTGAGGAAACCAATCTCGATGGCGGAGTTGCTGAGTGGCTTGTAA
- a CDS encoding protein nmdA (transcript_id=CADANIAT00007480), which yields MTKSKHLNSGGPVQRLNCSILQGKGSEFITAGIATLQPGGKRMDRQRKHIFPVSKSLDSSLKKNTAFIKRLRTGINAAAQQTLLTDIRTLSLHKYLSEIISACYEGLCKLKSPGEITAGVEITSALHQRFGPAEFTRQIGWLLGRGLSSPDKSQLKTLSQELREREEKERLSRHRVLLKVVTELWLVGVLRTLDDVERPEDVGSKGKDGAGLGNKVVDGVSRNRNPAGDKEPEPFPLEVLKDLLGHDRDHSNLPLALLFAKSFSWDVLGAKAAEEGRKTVEADGATAMPAETQNGDEATAEDDTPLAPEKIQVRFKSILNRYLEDVKAHVMRDQKALTAQSRRNAEAYVKSGEIFEDRQANFERQTKSLEKLVANTQVLCEILGVEMPALATQEASDPAASGGIGLVKTSEYLRGQGEGPGIWEDEEERRFYENLVDLKGKVPAVLLDDGKKKKTETGEPTKKKESEAGHESSEKTEPQSQISEERTTEADDQSMAIASKTVGAQVDALLAKLPELQTKEQVDQMALDFCFLNSKASRNRLVKAISDIPKGRIDLLPLYSRLVATLGQYMPDIPQGLTTYLDEEFRSLQRRKSKEFLGQVRMSNIRYLAELTKFGVVPEHIIFHCFKVSLDDFSRMNIEIIGHLLENCGRYLLRNPDTSPRMASFLETLGRKKTVQHLGPQERMIIENAVYYVDPPQRPAIQQKERTPMESYIRKLIYLDMNKRNYTKILKSVRKLHWEEPEVVHILERVFSKPAKVKYGNIHLLAILVSALYRYHQGFVIGIVDNILEYITLGLEQNDFKFNQKRIAEVKYLGELYNYKMIDSPVIFDTLYRIVTYGHEGGTPMPGKINVLDMPDDFFRIRLVCQLLDTCGHCFDRGSAKKKLDFFLKFFQYYICTKDPLPMDIDFLVQDTYSLTRPQWTLVTELDEASRIFGEAVAQNFKPQEEKPEPEEESEDSGSDEDLEEDAFPEADEEGESSDEADVSPNAERNDDSESEEEQIFVTRQEEERDPEAEAEFDREFEKMMAESVESRKFERKAVFDIPLPMRRAARDPTAEVTAANSTPAPVSSPAQSSGTMAFSLMTKKGNKQQTRTIDLPSDSTFAVAMRSQQQADREEQQRIKNLVLNYEMSNETDSTEEPVEKRSPARVDKSGTNRSAFRSRKLQLSDVNW from the exons ATGACCAAGAGCAAGCACCTGAATAGTGGAGGTCCGG TCCAGCGCTTGAATTGCAGTATACTGCAGGGGAAAGGAT CTGAATTCATCACCGCGGGGATTGCTACGCTACAACCGGGCGGCAAGAGGATGGATCGGCAGAGAAAGC ATATATTTCCTGTCAGCAAATCGCTCGATTCGTCGCTGAAAAAGAATACGGCTTTCATCAAGCGCCTTCGCACTGGTATCAATGCTGCTGCCCAGCAGACGTTACTAACTGACATCCGCACGTTGTCGCTTCACAAATACCTTTCGGAGATCATATCAGCATGTTACGAGGGGCTTTGTAAACTCAAATCGCCTGGAGAGATTACTGCCGGTGTTGAGATTACCAGTGCCCTGCATCAGCGATTTGGTCCGGCGGAGTTCACCCGACAAATCGGGTGGTTGCTGGGACGGGGCCTGAGCTCACCGGATAAAAGTCAGTTGAAAACTCTTAGCCAGGAACTGCGTGAGCgcgaggaaaaagaaagactGTCTCGCCACCGAGTATTGTTAAAGGTTGTGACGGAGTTGTGGCTGGTCGGCGTGTTGAGGACTCTTGATGACGTTGAACGACCGGAGGATGTGGGTTCTAAGGGAAAAGATGGCGCGGGATTAGGCAATAAAGTGGTCGATGGAGTGTCGAGGAACAGAAATCCAGCGGGTGACAAGGAGCCAGAACCGTTCCCTTTGGAGGTCTTGAAGGATCTTCTCGGCCATGATCGCGACCATTCCAATCTGCCGCTGGCTTTATTGTTCGCGAAGAGCTTCAGCTGGGATGTTCTTGGCGCGAAGGCCGCTGAAGAGGGAAGGAAAACTGTTGAGGCTGACGGAGCGACAGCTATGCCTGCTGAAACTCAAAATGGTGACGAGGCTACGGCCGAAGATGACACACCGCTTGCCCcggagaagatccaggtTCGTTTCAAAAGTATTCTGAACCGATACCTGGAAGATGTTAAGGCGCATGTCATGCGCGATCAAAAGGCGCTCACTGCACAGAGCAGGCGCAATGCGGAAGCCTACGTAAAGAGTGGTGAGATTTTCGAAGATCGGCAGGCAAATTTTGAGAGGCAGACCAAGTCGCTGGAGAAGTTGGTTGCGAATACGCAAGTCCTTTGCGAGATCCTGGGTGTAGAGATGCCTGCTTTAGCTACACAAGAAGCTTCAGATCCGGCAGCAAGCGGCGGTATTGGTCTCGTCAAGACCTCGGAGTACCTCCGgggtcaaggagaagggcctGGAATttgggaggatgaagaggagagacgcTTCTACGAGAATCTTGTCGACTTAAAAGGCAAAGTCCCAGCTGTTTTGCTGGATgacggaaagaagaagaagaccgagaCCGGCGAACcgaccaagaagaaggaaagtGAAGCTGGCCACGAGTCCAGTGAGAAAACCGAGCCTCAGAGCCAGATTTCGGAGGAAAGGACTACCGAAGCTGATGATCAGTCTATGGCGATTGCGAGCAAGACCGTTGGAGCCCAGGTGGATGCGCTTTTGGCCAAGCTTCCTGAGCTGCAAACAAAAGAACAAGTTGACCAGATGGCACTGGATTTCTGCTTTCTCAATTCCAAAGCCTCCAGGAATAGACTTGTGAAAGCTATCTCTGATATTCCGAAAGGCCGCATCGATCTCTTGCCTCTGTACTCGCGTCTCGTCGCAACCCTTGGACAGTATATGCCAGACATTCCTCAGGGATTGACGACGTATCTTGACGAAGAATTTCGCAGTCTTCAGCGCAGAAAGTCCAAGGAGTTTCTTGGCCAGGTGCGAATGAGCAACATCCGCTACCTCGCGGAATTGACAAAATTTGGAGTAGTTCCGGAGCATATCATATTCCACTGCTTCAAAGTTTCCCTGGATGATTTTTCGCGCATGAACATTGAGATCATTGGCCACCTGCTAGAGAATTGCGGACGATACTTGCTTCGGAACCCGGATACGTCCCCACGAATGGCATCCTTTCTGGAGACGCTcggaagaaagaagacagTGCAGCATCTGGGTCCACAAGAACGCATGATCATCGAGAATGCTGTCTACTATGTCGACCCACCCCAGCGGCCTGCCATTCAACAAAAGGAGCGGACACCCATGGAGTCTTACATTCGAAAACTCATTTATCTGGATATGAACAAGCGGAACTATACCAAGATTCTAAAGTCAGTCCGGAAGCTCCATTGGGAGGAACCGGAGGTGGTTCATATCCTGGAACGTGTTTTTAGCAAACCGGCTAAGGTCAAATACGGCAATATCCATCTGCTTGCAATCCTTGTTAGTGCGCTCTACCGCTATCACCAAGGCTTCGTCATTGGTATTGTGGACAATATTCTGGAGTATATCACACTGGGTCTTGAGCAGAATGATTTCAAGTTCAATCAGAAGCGGATTGCAGAGGTCAAGTACCTGGGAGAGCTGTATAACTATAAAATGATTGACTCTCCTGTAATATTCGATACGTTGTATCGGATTGTCACATATGGCCACG AAGGCGGCACTCCGATGCCAGGAAAAATTAATGTGCTTGATATGCCCGACGATTTCTTCCGGATACGATTAGTCTGCCAGCTTCTGGATACCTGCGGTCATTGTTTCGACCGAGGAtctgcgaagaagaagcttgacttcttcttgaagttCTTTCAA TACTACATTTGTACCAAAGACCCACTGCCGATGGACATCGACTTCCTTGTCCAAGACACGTACTCTCTCACCCGCCCGCAATGGACCCTAGTTACGGAACTAGACGAAGCTAGCCGTATCTTCGGCGAGGCTGTTGCCCAGAATTTCAAGCCACAAGAGGAGAAGCCTGAACCCGAGGAAGAATCGGAGGATAGTGGATCAGATGaggatctggaagaagacgCATTTCCAgaggccgacgaggaaggagagtcGAGTGATGAGGCCGAT GTCTCTCCAAACGCTGAGCGCAACGACGACAGCGAGTCTGAGGAAGAACAAATATTCGTCACCCgtcaagaagaggaacgagaCCCCGAGGCCGAAGCCGAGTTTGATCGTGAATTCGAGAAAATGATGGCGGAAAGCGTTGAGTCCAGAAAATTCGAGCGCAAGGCTGTGTTTGATATTCCTTTACCGATGAGACGCGCTGCCCGTGATCCCACTGCGGAAGTCACAGCCGCGAATTCAACCCCAGCTCCCGTTTCCTCGCCTGCTCAGTCGTCCGGTACAATGGCGTTCTCTTTGATGACCAAGAAAGGCAATAAGCAGCAGACTCGTACTATCGATTTGCCATCCGACTCCACTTTTGCCGTTGCCATGAgaagccagcagcaggccgatagggaggagcagcagcggatCAAGAACCTGGTATTGAACTATGAAATGTCCAACGAGACGGACAGTACCGAAG AACCCGTTGAGAAACGCTCCCCTGCCAGGGTAGACAAGTCGGGCACGAACCGCTCGGCTTTCCGCTCGCGCAAGCTGCAGCTCAGTGACGTGAATTGGTAG